A single window of Neisseria sp. KEM232 DNA harbors:
- a CDS encoding TonB-dependent hemoglobin/transferrin/lactoferrin family receptor, whose translation MKHSKITPIALLVGLMFCNAALAAEAEAQAAAEQSGTLEQVKVKARRNRPASVEKVNAETIQEQMIRDNKDLVRYSPDVGVADQGRHQKGFAIRGVEDNRVGISIDGVALPDSEENSLYKRYGNLNTSRQSIDPELARTIEIVKGADSFNQGSGNLGGGVNYRTLTAADIVQPDNKLGFLLRSGFASKNREWVNTVGTGYQGEKAEAVLLYSHRHGHEMKSRGGYTIPEDSLKTRDYRSSRQIPDAAKHKSHSFLAKWAWRFNDSHRAGISLSGQQGNNYIIEDSGVWFYTKYRESDDRAKRRTWNAFYEFTPDSDWLALVKADLDYQKAVSSAYNYEGTREEYDSSGNYKPREPSDDNIRIFTTRFKRLSLRADTQPLSLGSTRHTLSFKAAVARREFDILHRDRYFLSGAYSPYEEKTMMYPVKTTQYNLSLHNRIAFNNTFSGYAGIRYDHNKVQPQDLNGLYCKNCLVPKPADSTFKGWSWVVGADAKLNDAWQLGYSIGTGFRVPNASEMYFDYRDNPAGAWLSNPNLKAERSLTQNISLNGNSKAGNLAVNLHHTRYKDFLYEQETLVSEANPFYPWWSPNPYSYKPFQQMQNMDNAKIYGIEMTGRLNLNSITPLPEGWKLFGALGYSRGNLSGDADLLSIQPFKTIIGLDYEQPDGKWGVFSRLTHTGAKHAGDAKYKNCNHPDYRDEGKCVYSVWPHLNKSAWIFDMFGYYKPTKTLTFRAGVYNLFDRKYHTWDSLRGLNITGGLVNSVGVRPNRTYGGYPGLERFYAPGRNYAVSLEWKF comes from the coding sequence ATGAAACACAGCAAAATCACCCCGATCGCCCTGCTGGTCGGACTGATGTTCTGCAACGCCGCCCTAGCCGCCGAGGCCGAAGCGCAGGCAGCCGCCGAACAGAGCGGCACGCTCGAACAGGTTAAAGTCAAAGCGCGGCGCAATCGTCCGGCTTCGGTCGAAAAAGTAAATGCCGAAACCATTCAGGAACAAATGATCCGCGACAACAAAGACCTGGTGCGCTATTCGCCCGATGTGGGTGTGGCCGACCAAGGCCGCCACCAAAAAGGCTTTGCCATACGCGGCGTGGAAGACAACCGTGTCGGCATCAGCATTGACGGTGTGGCTCTGCCCGATTCGGAAGAAAACTCACTCTACAAACGCTATGGCAACCTGAATACTTCGCGCCAAAGCATTGACCCCGAACTTGCCCGCACTATTGAAATCGTCAAAGGTGCAGATTCGTTCAATCAAGGCAGCGGAAATTTAGGGGGGGGGGTTAATTACCGCACACTTACCGCCGCCGACATCGTGCAGCCCGATAACAAGTTGGGTTTTCTGCTTCGCAGCGGCTTTGCCAGCAAAAACCGCGAATGGGTCAATACCGTCGGTACGGGTTATCAGGGAGAGAAAGCCGAAGCGGTATTGCTGTATTCCCACCGGCACGGCCATGAAATGAAAAGCCGGGGCGGCTACACCATTCCCGAAGACAGCCTGAAAACCCGTGATTACCGCAGCAGCCGCCAAATCCCCGATGCGGCCAAACACAAAAGCCACAGCTTTTTGGCCAAATGGGCATGGCGTTTTAACGACAGCCACCGCGCAGGCATCTCGTTGAGCGGACAGCAGGGCAACAACTACATCATTGAAGATTCGGGTGTTTGGTTTTATACCAAATACCGCGAATCAGACGACCGTGCCAAACGCCGTACTTGGAACGCTTTTTATGAATTTACGCCCGATTCCGACTGGTTGGCGTTAGTCAAAGCGGATTTGGATTATCAAAAAGCCGTTTCCTCCGCCTACAACTACGAAGGTACGCGCGAAGAATACGATTCATCAGGCAACTATAAACCGCGCGAACCGAGCGACGACAACATCCGTATCTTTACCACCCGTTTCAAACGGCTGTCTCTGCGTGCCGATACCCAGCCTTTAAGCCTGGGAAGCACAAGGCATACACTGTCGTTTAAAGCCGCTGTTGCCCGCAGGGAATTTGACATTCTGCACCGCGACCGTTATTTCTTAAGCGGTGCATATTCGCCCTACGAAGAAAAAACCATGATGTATCCGGTGAAAACCACGCAATACAATTTGTCTTTGCACAACCGCATTGCGTTTAACAATACCTTCTCCGGCTACGCAGGTATCCGCTACGACCACAACAAAGTCCAGCCGCAGGATTTGAATGGGCTTTATTGCAAAAACTGTCTGGTTCCCAAACCCGCCGACAGCACTTTCAAAGGATGGAGCTGGGTAGTGGGTGCGGATGCCAAACTGAATGACGCATGGCAACTGGGTTACAGCATCGGAACGGGCTTCCGCGTACCAAATGCTTCGGAAATGTATTTTGACTATCGTGACAATCCGGCGGGCGCATGGTTGTCCAATCCGAATCTGAAAGCCGAACGCAGCCTGACGCAAAATATCAGTCTCAACGGCAACAGCAAAGCAGGGAATTTGGCTGTTAATCTGCACCATACCCGTTACAAAGATTTTCTCTATGAACAGGAAACTTTGGTGAGTGAAGCCAATCCGTTCTATCCGTGGTGGTCGCCTAACCCATACAGCTACAAGCCTTTCCAGCAAATGCAGAATATGGACAATGCCAAAATCTACGGCATAGAAATGACCGGCCGTCTGAACCTCAACAGCATTACCCCGCTGCCCGAAGGCTGGAAGCTCTTCGGTGCACTCGGTTACAGCCGGGGCAATTTGTCTGGCGATGCCGACCTGCTGTCCATCCAGCCGTTTAAAACCATCATCGGTTTGGACTACGAGCAGCCCGACGGCAAATGGGGCGTATTCTCCCGCCTGACCCATACCGGTGCGAAACACGCGGGCGATGCCAAATACAAAAACTGTAACCACCCCGACTATCGTGACGAGGGTAAATGTGTTTACAGCGTGTGGCCGCATCTGAACAAATCGGCTTGGATATTCGATATGTTCGGCTATTACAAACCGACCAAAACCCTGACTTTCCGTGCCGGTGTGTACAACCTGTTCGACCGCAAATACCACACATGGGACAGTCTGCGCGGTCTGAATATCACCGGCGGCTTGGTCAACTCCGTCGGTGTGCGCCCGAACCGTACCTACGGCGGCTATCCCGGCCTCGAACGCTTCTACGCCCCCGGCCGCAACTACGCCGTATCGCTGGAATGGAAGTTCTGA
- a CDS encoding biliverdin-producing heme oxygenase, whose protein sequence is MSNEMTFAKKLKEQTTTTHDSVDNLVMSVEPFVSNENYIKFLKLQSVFHKAVDHIYKDPELNKLIPELEYMARYDAVVKDLADLGEKPYEYGKPLPHETGNKAIGWLYCAEGSNLGAAFLFKHAKQLAFDGEKGARHLAPHPAGRGKRWRAFVELLNALPLDEAAQAEAIQGAREAFAFYKVVLRETFGLPEGAEAPEGMQAHRH, encoded by the coding sequence ATGAGCAACGAAATGACTTTTGCCAAAAAGCTGAAAGAGCAGACCACCACCACCCACGACAGCGTCGATAATCTGGTGATGTCAGTAGAGCCTTTTGTCAGCAACGAAAACTACATCAAATTCCTGAAACTGCAATCCGTGTTCCATAAAGCGGTCGACCATATCTACAAAGACCCCGAGCTGAACAAGCTGATCCCCGAACTCGAATATATGGCGCGTTACGACGCGGTGGTGAAAGATTTGGCCGATTTGGGCGAAAAGCCCTACGAATACGGCAAGCCGCTGCCGCACGAGACGGGCAACAAGGCCATCGGCTGGCTCTACTGCGCCGAAGGCTCGAACTTGGGCGCGGCGTTTTTGTTCAAACACGCCAAACAGTTGGCATTCGACGGCGAAAAAGGCGCGCGCCACCTTGCGCCGCATCCCGCAGGCCGCGGCAAACGCTGGCGCGCTTTTGTCGAGCTGCTGAACGCGCTGCCGCTGGACGAGGCGGCGCAGGCTGAAGCCATCCAAGGCGCGCGCGAGGCGTTTGCGTTTTATAAAGTGGTGCTGCGCGAAACCTTCGGCCTGCCCGAAGGCGCGGAAGCGCCCGAAGGCATGCAGGCGCACCGCCACTAA
- a CDS encoding type II toxin-antitoxin system Phd/YefM family antitoxin produces MHTIFAEHAVSVTELKRNFSAIVQEAEGVVIVLNHNRPEAYLVPARFYEKLISYMEDFEDAKIVLERQDSPIIEVSIDDL; encoded by the coding sequence ATGCACACTATATTTGCCGAACATGCCGTCAGCGTTACCGAACTCAAACGTAATTTCAGCGCGATCGTGCAGGAGGCCGAAGGTGTCGTGATCGTACTCAACCACAACCGTCCGGAAGCCTATCTTGTCCCTGCCCGTTTTTACGAAAAGCTGATTTCTTATATGGAAGATTTCGAAGACGCCAAAATCGTGTTGGAGCGCCAGGATTCCCCGATCATAGAGGTATCTATCGATGATTTATAA
- a CDS encoding type II toxin-antitoxin system RelE/ParE family toxin — translation MIYKVYKPEYKLAFCIEAKDEWNKLDDDVRQQLGKKLKKRLENLHAPSEALRNLSGFYKIKLRHAGCRLIYQMHGETLTVVLVGIVGRQDRDAARKKAENRPDS, via the coding sequence ATGATTTATAAAGTTTATAAGCCGGAATATAAACTGGCATTTTGCATTGAGGCGAAAGACGAATGGAACAAACTGGATGACGACGTCAGGCAGCAGTTGGGCAAGAAACTCAAAAAGCGTTTGGAAAACCTGCATGCGCCTTCGGAAGCCCTGCGTAATCTGTCGGGCTTCTACAAAATCAAACTCCGCCACGCGGGATGCCGCCTTATTTATCAGATGCACGGCGAAACACTCACAGTTGTCTTGGTCGGTATCGTCGGCAGGCAGGATAGGGACGCAGCCCGCAAGAAAGCGGAAAACAGGCCGGACAGTTGA
- the metF gene encoding methylenetetrahydrofolate reductase [NAD(P)H] produces MSAAEKTLSFEFFPTRTPEGREKQIVTRKQLRQFAPEFFSCTSGAGGSTREGTLQTIADILAEGTPAAPHLPCIGMTVEEVKSLLDIYKEMGVRHIVALRGDIPSGMGAGGSGLRYANELVELIKNEYGSHFHIEIAAYPEYHPQARSADEDIENFVRKAKAGADSAITQYFYNADAYFRFVDEVQGRGVAIPVIPGIMPITSFSKLTRFSDTCGAEIPRWLRLKLQSYADDTAAIKALALDVVTEMCGRLLEQGAPGLHFYTMNQAGLSSTICQRLGY; encoded by the coding sequence ATGAGTGCCGCCGAAAAAACCCTCAGCTTCGAATTTTTCCCCACCCGCACCCCCGAAGGACGCGAAAAACAAATCGTCACCCGCAAGCAGCTGCGCCAGTTCGCCCCCGAATTTTTCTCCTGCACATCCGGCGCGGGCGGCTCGACCCGCGAGGGCACGCTGCAAACCATCGCCGACATTCTCGCCGAAGGTACGCCCGCCGCGCCGCACCTGCCCTGCATCGGCATGACCGTCGAAGAAGTGAAAAGCCTGCTCGACATCTATAAAGAAATGGGCGTGCGCCACATCGTCGCCCTGCGCGGCGACATCCCTTCGGGTATGGGCGCGGGCGGCAGCGGCCTGCGCTATGCCAACGAACTGGTCGAACTCATCAAAAACGAATACGGCAGCCACTTCCACATCGAAATCGCCGCCTATCCCGAATACCACCCGCAGGCGCGCAGCGCCGACGAAGACATCGAAAACTTCGTGCGCAAGGCCAAAGCGGGCGCAGACTCGGCCATCACCCAGTATTTCTACAACGCCGACGCTTATTTCCGTTTCGTCGACGAAGTACAGGGTCGCGGCGTGGCCATTCCCGTCATTCCCGGCATCATGCCCATTACCAGCTTCTCCAAGCTGACCCGCTTTTCCGACACCTGCGGCGCGGAAATCCCGCGCTGGCTGCGGCTGAAACTCCAGTCCTACGCCGACGACACCGCCGCCATCAAAGCCCTCGCCCTCGACGTCGTCACCGAAATGTGCGGCCGCCTGCTCGAACAGGGCGCGCCCGGCCTGCACTTCTACACAATGAACCAGGCGGGGCTGTCGTCCACCATCTGCCAGCGCTTGGGCTACTGA
- the adk gene encoding adenylate kinase, translating to MKVLLLGAPGAGKGTQAQFITAAFGIPQISTGDMLRAAIKAGTPLGLEAKKIMDEGGLVRDDIIIGMVKERIAQPDCAKGFLFDGFPRTLAQAEAMQQAGVLLDAVVEIDVPDSVIIERMSGRRVHPASGRTYHVVYNPPKAEGKDDLTGEDLVQRDDDKEETVKKRLAVYHEQTEVLVGYYSKLEGEGAPKYIKVDGTQAVEAVKAEVLAALGK from the coding sequence ATGAAAGTATTGTTACTCGGCGCACCCGGCGCAGGCAAAGGCACGCAGGCGCAATTTATCACCGCCGCCTTCGGCATTCCGCAAATCTCCACCGGCGACATGCTGCGCGCCGCCATCAAAGCGGGCACGCCTTTGGGTTTGGAAGCGAAAAAAATCATGGACGAGGGCGGCTTGGTGCGCGACGACATCATCATCGGCATGGTGAAAGAACGCATCGCCCAGCCCGATTGCGCCAAGGGTTTTCTGTTTGACGGCTTTCCGCGCACGCTGGCGCAGGCCGAAGCCATGCAGCAGGCGGGCGTATTGCTTGATGCCGTGGTGGAAATCGACGTGCCCGACAGCGTGATTATCGAACGCATGAGCGGCCGCCGCGTGCACCCCGCATCCGGCCGCACCTACCATGTGGTGTACAACCCGCCCAAAGCCGAAGGCAAAGACGACCTCACCGGCGAGGATTTGGTACAGCGCGACGACGACAAAGAAGAAACCGTTAAAAAACGCCTGGCCGTGTACCACGAGCAAACCGAAGTGCTGGTAGGCTATTACAGCAAACTCGAAGGCGAGGGCGCGCCCAAATACATCAAGGTTGACGGCACGCAGGCGGTAGAAGCCGTCAAAGCCGAAGTCTTGGCCGCGTTGGGCAAATAA
- a CDS encoding homoserine O-acetyltransferase: protein MTASDSIGLVTPEKIPFDQELALQNGQTLPRFDLMVETYGTLNADKSNAVLVCHALSGDHHVAGRHHPDDKHPGWWDTMVGPGKPVDTRRFFVIGLNNLGGCAGSTGPLSTNPENGLEYGADFPVVTVKDWVNSQALLADRFGIRKWAAVIGGSLGGMQALQWAIDFPERVRHALVIASATRLSAQNIAFNDVARQAIITDPDFHDGHYRRHNTIPRRGLRIARMMGHITYLAEEGLGRKFGRSLHDGIQYGYGVEFEVESYLRYQGDKFAERFDANTYLRMTKALDYFSPAADFGNDLTAALRRTQAGFFVASFTTDWRFAPQRSRALVKHLVRAGRPVQYIEVESNHGHDAFLMDDAPYLAAVSSYMDNVYKELQP, encoded by the coding sequence ATGACCGCCTCCGACAGCATCGGGCTGGTAACGCCCGAAAAAATCCCCTTCGACCAAGAGCTTGCCCTGCAAAACGGCCAAACCCTGCCGCGCTTCGATTTGATGGTGGAAACCTACGGCACACTGAACGCCGACAAATCCAACGCCGTCCTCGTCTGCCACGCCTTATCGGGCGACCACCACGTCGCCGGACGCCACCATCCCGACGACAAACACCCCGGCTGGTGGGACACCATGGTCGGGCCGGGCAAACCCGTCGACACCCGCCGCTTCTTCGTTATCGGCCTCAACAACCTCGGCGGCTGCGCCGGCAGCACCGGCCCCCTCAGCACCAATCCCGAAAACGGCCTCGAATACGGCGCCGACTTCCCCGTCGTCACCGTCAAAGACTGGGTCAACAGCCAAGCCCTGCTGGCCGACCGTTTCGGCATACGAAAATGGGCGGCCGTCATCGGCGGCAGCCTCGGCGGCATGCAGGCGCTACAATGGGCGATCGACTTTCCCGAACGCGTGCGCCACGCCCTCGTCATCGCCTCCGCCACCCGCCTGTCAGCGCAAAACATCGCCTTCAACGACGTCGCCCGCCAGGCCATCATCACCGACCCCGACTTCCACGACGGCCACTACCGCCGCCACAACACCATCCCCCGCCGCGGCCTGCGCATCGCCCGCATGATGGGACACATCACCTACCTCGCCGAAGAAGGGCTGGGCAGAAAATTCGGCCGCAGCCTGCACGACGGCATACAGTACGGCTACGGCGTCGAATTCGAAGTCGAATCCTACCTGCGCTACCAGGGCGACAAATTCGCCGAACGCTTCGACGCCAACACCTACCTGCGCATGACCAAAGCCCTCGATTATTTCAGCCCCGCCGCCGACTTCGGCAACGACCTTACCGCCGCCCTGCGCCGGACACAGGCCGGATTCTTCGTCGCTTCCTTCACCACCGACTGGCGCTTCGCCCCGCAACGCTCGCGCGCCCTCGTCAAACACCTCGTCCGCGCCGGGCGCCCCGTCCAATACATCGAAGTCGAATCCAACCACGGCCACGACGCCTTTCTGATGGACGACGCCCCCTACCTCGCCGCCGTTTCCTCCTATATGGACAACGTTTACAAGGAATTGCAGCCATGA
- the metW gene encoding methionine biosynthesis protein MetW — protein sequence MNALRDDLRLIYDWIPAGSRVLDLGCGRGELLSALVRDKQCSGYGVEIDTEGVLASVAAGINVIQADLEQGLQDFDDNSFDVIVLSQTIQAMQNTETILRDLTRVAREAVVSFPNFGYWRNRLQITLGGHMPVSERMPYQWYNTPNIHWCTLHDFDKLCAQNNIRILERAVMTGGRRVDILPNLLGSLAFYRVG from the coding sequence ATGAATGCCCTGCGCGACGACCTTCGCCTGATTTACGACTGGATACCCGCGGGCAGCCGCGTGCTCGATTTGGGCTGCGGACGGGGCGAACTGCTCTCCGCCCTCGTGCGCGACAAACAATGCAGCGGCTACGGCGTCGAAATCGACACCGAAGGCGTACTCGCCTCCGTCGCCGCCGGCATCAACGTCATCCAGGCCGACCTGGAACAGGGCTTGCAGGACTTCGACGACAACAGCTTCGACGTCATCGTGTTGAGCCAAACCATCCAGGCCATGCAGAACACCGAAACCATCCTGCGCGACCTCACACGCGTCGCCCGAGAAGCCGTCGTCTCCTTCCCCAACTTCGGTTACTGGCGCAACCGCCTGCAAATCACCCTCGGCGGCCACATGCCCGTGTCCGAACGCATGCCCTACCAGTGGTACAACACCCCCAACATCCACTGGTGCACCCTGCACGACTTCGACAAACTCTGCGCCCAAAACAACATCCGCATCCTCGAACGCGCCGTCATGACCGGCGGCAGGCGCGTGGACATCCTGCCCAACCTCCTCGGCAGCCTGGCTTTTTACCGCGTCGGCTGA
- the pqiB gene encoding intermembrane transport protein PqiB, translating to MSQDRPTPVPSRVRKTNAAASLIWIVPLAAFLVGGWLLFDHIRNTGPKITLYLDSAEGIEVNNTVVRVLSVNVGKITNIRLREGGKGVELTAQLNADVKDMMKSDTQFWVVKPRIDSSGISGLNTLVSGAYIAFIPGKAQENRDTFDVSDIPPVAALGQDGLRLKLSGSNSKMLDIGAPVVYGSLPIGQVESVRFDPQRRRSDYTVFIGHPNDSLINSSSRFWLDSGIRIQSEGGGFQLDSAPLGALISGAITFDTPDKTARPAEGGTPFELYDNRAAVDSLPGERALYYTAFFKQSVRGLGKGSPVEYKGLRVGSVADVPYFAAGDSLKLFANGWIPVRLRIEPHLIEQNADHESRSYWQNTFQTALNKGLSAALASDNLILGSKMVELSDTPATGGTLKPFAEYGGAPVIASRSGGGLDDLQAQLSALLDKFNKLPLDKTVDGLNGSLAELKATLKSANSLLAKPQTQAIPAELNKTLAELRQTLNGVSPESPVYRDVQDTLHNIDNTLRDVRPLLNTLKEKPNSLIFKQNAKDPVPQGR from the coding sequence ATGTCCCAAGACCGCCCCACCCCCGTCCCCTCGCGCGTGCGCAAAACCAACGCCGCCGCCTCCCTGATCTGGATTGTGCCGCTAGCCGCATTTCTCGTGGGCGGCTGGCTGCTGTTCGACCACATCCGCAACACCGGCCCGAAAATCACCCTCTACCTCGACAGCGCCGAAGGCATCGAAGTCAACAACACCGTCGTGCGCGTGCTCAGCGTCAACGTCGGCAAAATCACCAACATCCGCCTGCGCGAAGGCGGCAAAGGTGTGGAGCTGACCGCGCAGCTTAACGCCGACGTAAAAGACATGATGAAAAGCGACACCCAGTTTTGGGTGGTCAAACCGCGCATCGACAGCAGCGGCATCTCCGGCCTCAACACCCTCGTCTCCGGCGCCTATATCGCCTTCATCCCCGGCAAAGCGCAGGAAAACCGCGACACTTTCGACGTATCCGACATCCCGCCCGTTGCCGCCCTCGGCCAGGACGGCCTGCGCCTGAAACTCTCCGGCAGCAACAGCAAAATGCTCGACATCGGCGCGCCCGTCGTCTACGGCAGCCTGCCCATCGGCCAAGTGGAAAGCGTGCGCTTCGACCCGCAGCGCCGCCGCAGCGACTACACCGTCTTCATCGGCCACCCCAACGACAGCCTCATCAACAGCAGCAGCCGCTTCTGGCTCGACAGCGGCATCCGCATCCAATCCGAAGGCGGCGGCTTCCAGCTCGACAGCGCCCCGCTGGGTGCCCTCATTTCCGGCGCCATCACCTTCGACACCCCCGACAAAACCGCCCGCCCAGCAGAAGGCGGCACACCTTTCGAACTCTACGACAACCGCGCCGCCGTCGACAGCCTGCCGGGCGAACGCGCCCTCTACTACACCGCCTTTTTCAAACAGTCCGTGCGCGGGCTGGGCAAAGGATCGCCCGTCGAATACAAAGGCCTGCGCGTCGGCAGCGTCGCCGACGTGCCCTACTTCGCCGCCGGCGACAGCCTCAAACTGTTCGCCAACGGCTGGATACCCGTGCGCCTGCGCATCGAACCGCACCTTATCGAACAAAATGCCGACCACGAAAGCCGCAGCTACTGGCAGAACACCTTTCAGACGGCCTTAAACAAAGGCCTGAGCGCCGCCCTCGCCTCCGACAACCTGATACTCGGCAGCAAAATGGTCGAACTCTCCGACACCCCCGCCACCGGCGGCACACTCAAACCCTTCGCCGAATACGGCGGCGCGCCCGTTATCGCCAGCCGCAGCGGCGGCGGACTGGACGATTTGCAGGCACAGCTCTCCGCCCTGCTCGACAAATTCAACAAACTGCCGCTGGACAAAACCGTAGACGGACTCAACGGCAGCCTGGCCGAACTCAAAGCCACCCTCAAATCCGCCAACAGCCTGCTGGCCAAACCGCAGACACAGGCCATACCTGCCGAACTGAACAAAACCCTGGCCGAATTGCGTCAAACCCTTAACGGCGTGTCCCCCGAATCGCCCGTCTACCGCGACGTCCAAGACACCCTGCACAACATCGACAACACCCTGCGCGACGTGCGCCCGCTGCTCAACACGCTGAAAGAGAAACCCAATTCTCTGATTTTCAAACAAAACGCCAAAGACCCCGTGCCGCAGGGCAGGTAA
- a CDS encoding MerR family transcriptional regulator: protein MKIGAFSRTSGVSIRMLRFYETAGIITPARTAGGYREYTERDISFVRKAAMLNRAGLALKDIALLRDCLHDEPQDFCTELRGRLHAARAAALDEIERLRQSERLIAALLGDGENGKGTEAV from the coding sequence ATGAAAATCGGAGCATTCTCCCGCACCAGCGGCGTCAGCATACGGATGCTGCGTTTTTACGAAACAGCAGGCATCATCACCCCCGCGCGCACGGCAGGCGGCTACCGCGAATACACCGAGCGTGACATCTCCTTCGTGCGCAAAGCGGCCATGCTCAACCGCGCCGGACTGGCCTTGAAAGACATCGCCCTGCTGCGCGACTGCCTGCACGACGAGCCGCAGGATTTCTGCACCGAACTGCGCGGCAGACTGCACGCCGCCCGCGCGGCCGCGCTGGACGAAATCGAACGCCTGCGCCAATCCGAACGGCTGATTGCCGCCCTGCTTGGCGACGGAGAAAACGGCAAAGGCACAGAGGCCGTCTGA
- a CDS encoding alpha/beta hydrolase gives MNRRTFCAAAGIGLFAACARLSAPSSARVFIIHGYGATVSDHWFAWLEAALVHAGISARRVALPDSGMPDFDRWQQALADAVGRPSENDIFVAHSLGTVSVLHYLSALRPKRIGGLVLVSAFGAPIPTLPRIGGFDVDAYVRRCTLDFPALRAMTGNIELFAAADDTIVPPENTRLLAQQLDARMTVVPHGGHFLASDGFTELPPVLQAVRRMASRAG, from the coding sequence ATGAACCGCCGCACATTCTGCGCCGCCGCAGGCATCGGGCTGTTTGCCGCCTGCGCGCGTCTGAGCGCCCCGTCTTCCGCACGGGTCTTTATTATTCACGGCTACGGCGCGACGGTTAGCGACCATTGGTTTGCCTGGCTGGAAGCGGCGCTCGTCCACGCGGGTATTTCTGCCCGCAGAGTGGCGTTGCCCGACAGCGGCATGCCCGATTTCGACCGCTGGCAGCAGGCTTTGGCCGATGCTGTCGGCAGGCCGTCTGAAAACGATATTTTCGTCGCCCACAGCTTGGGCACGGTTTCCGTGCTGCATTATTTGAGCGCGTTGCGGCCGAAGCGCATCGGCGGGCTGGTGCTGGTGTCCGCTTTCGGTGCGCCGATTCCGACGCTGCCGCGCATCGGAGGTTTCGATGTCGATGCCTATGTGCGCCGCTGCACCTTGGACTTTCCCGCACTGCGGGCGATGACGGGCAATATCGAACTTTTTGCCGCTGCCGACGATACCATTGTGCCGCCCGAGAACACGCGGCTTTTGGCGCAGCAGCTTGACGCGCGTATGACCGTTGTGCCGCACGGCGGGCATTTCCTCGCATCCGACGGCTTCACCGAATTGCCGCCGGTGTTGCAGGCCGTGCGGCGGATGGCGTCCCGGGCGGGATAA